In Strigops habroptila isolate Jane chromosome 14, bStrHab1.2.pri, whole genome shotgun sequence, one genomic interval encodes:
- the LOC115616850 gene encoding urotensin-2 receptor-like, whose amino-acid sequence MEPNGTAAAGGNASAGGGGGPGSGPLLIPSAFGTVLSVMYVAGVAGNVYTLVVMCHSARCAAPMYSSIVSLALADLLYLSTIPFIVCTYLAQDWYFGDLGCRILLSLDLLTMHASIFTLTLMCTERYLAVTRPLDTLKRSRGYRKVTAGAVWSVSLLLTLPMMLMVTLTEGGKAEGKVKRMCAPTWSVDAYRTYLTVLFSTSIMAPGIIIGFLYTRLARTYLESQRNPPHKEKSKRSPRQKVLIMIFSIVLVFWACFLPFWIWQLVRLYSSSLQLTTQTQKCINYLVTCLTYSNSCINPFLYTLLTKNYREYLRNRHRNFYRFTSSFRKRGSNLQCSWGRSMSSSNQYDYSSEALGMTALKDK is encoded by the coding sequence atGGAGCCCAACgggacggcggcggcggggggcaaCGCctcggcgggcggcggcggcggccccgggaGCGGCCCCCTGCTTATCCCCTCGGCCTTCGGGACGGTGCTGTCGGTGATGTACGTGGCCGGCGTGGCGGGCAACGTGTACACGCTGGTGGTGATGTGCCACTCCGCTCGCTGCGCCGCCCCTATGTACAGCTCCATCGTCAGCCTGGCCTTGGCCGACCTGCTCTACCTCTCCACTATCCCCTTCATCGTCTGCACCTACCTGGCTCAGGACTGGTACTTCGGGGACCTGGGGTGCCGCATCCTGCTCAGCCTGGACCTGCTCACCATGCATGCCAGCATCTTCACCCTCACTCTGATGTGCACCGAGCGCTACCTGGCCGTCACCCGGCCCCTGGACACGCTGAAGAGGTCACGGGGCTACCGGAAAGTCACAGCGGGGGCTGTCTGGTCGGTCTCACTGCTCCTTACTCTGCCCATGATGCTGATGGTCACCCTGACCGAGGGGGGAAAGGCAGAAGGCAAGGTGAAGAGGATGTGTGCACCCACCTGGAGCGTGGACGCCTACCGGACCTACCTGACAGTGCTCTTCAGCACTAGCATCATGGCCCCAGGAATCATCATTGGATTCCTTTACACGCGCCTGGCCAGGACATACCTAGAGTCCCAGAGGAACCCCCCCCACAAGGAGAAGAGCAAGAGGTCCCCCCGACAGAAGGTCCTCATCATGATTTTCAGCATCGTGCTGGTCTTCTGGGCCTGCTTCCTGCCATTTTGGATCTGGCAGCTGGTGCGACTCTACAGCAGCTCCCTCCAGCTCaccacccaaacccaaaagTGCATTAATTACCTGGTGACCTGCCTGACCTACAGCAACAGCTGCATCAACCCCTTCCTCTACACTCTGCTCACCAAAAACTACCGGGAGTACCTGCGCAACAGGCACCGCAACTTCTACAGGTTCACATCCTCCTTTCGCAAGAGGGGCTCCAACCTACAGTGCTCCTGGGGACGGTCCATGTCCTCCAGCAACCAGTACGACTACAGCTCGGAGGCCCTGGGCATGACGGCGCTGAAGGACaagtga